A single region of the Silene latifolia isolate original U9 population chromosome 8, ASM4854445v1, whole genome shotgun sequence genome encodes:
- the LOC141594013 gene encoding serine/threonine-protein kinase-like protein ACR4 — translation MIVEGVDIIYALSLSFLSISLILLCITLILHCKKKPPIKKEQHSSSEIKTSAKSVPFSDIDEATDGFNPRKVIGKGRIGTTYVGILAKGELIAVKRVHPWLVLSKPGLGFQSMIKSLSLAQHSNIVPIMGFSEAPCERIIFMEFMGTMSLEFYLHQNVDSPSLLDWPKRLKIAVGVAHGLEYLHEKMAPQVVHGCIKPSNILVDVKFCAKLCDYGLSFLALKQEKMGLLGYVDEEYWHEKGGACKECDVYGFGVVLLELLSGRTNEGGLLVEWMLPLIKEMKFCEFLDQRIKTPCNMKVVAKLAKVASTCVSNSRKTRPKITQIVSILDSLDFDLIL, via the coding sequence ATGATTGTTGAAGGAGTTGATATTATCTATGCCTTATCTCTTTCTTTTCTCTCAATTTCTCTCATCCTTCTTTGCATTACTCTCATCTTACATTGCAAAAAGAAGCCACCAATCAAGAAGGAACAACATTCTAGCTCGGAAATCAAAACTAGCGCGAAAAGTGTCCCCTTTTCAGACATTGATGAGGCCACAGATGGGTTCAATCCTAGGAAAGTCATTGGAAAAGGTCGTATAGGAACGACCTATGTAGGGATCCTAGCCAAGGGTGAACTGATCGCAGTGAAGCGGGTTCACCCTTGGCTAGTATTGAGTAAACCCGGGCTAGGATTTCAATCCATGATCAAATCATTATCATTAGCCCAACATAGTAATATAGTACCAATCATGGGCTTTTCCGAGGCCCCATGTGAAAGGATCATTTTTATGGAGTTTATGGGCACAATGAGTTTAGAATTCTATTTGCACCAAAATGTTGATAGCCCATCACTCCTTGATTGGCCTAAGAGGCTAAAAATCGCGGTAGGGGTGGCTCATGGTCTCGAGTACTTACATGAGAAGATGGCACCTCAAGTGGTTCATGGATGCATCAAACCTTCTAATATTTTAGTTGATGTTAAATTTTGTGCAAAACTTTGTGATTATGGCCTTTCATTCTTGGCCTTAAAGCAAGAAAAAATGGGACTTTTAGGGTATGTTGATGAAGAATATTGGCATGAAAAAGGTGGAGCATGTAAAGAATGTGATGTGTATGGATTTGGTGTGGTTTTGTTGGAATTATTGAGTGGTAGAACAAATGAAGGAGGTTTGCTTGTTGAGTGGATGTTGCCTTTAATTAAAGAAATGAAATTTTGTGAATTTTTGGATCAAAGAATTAAGACACCTTGTAACATGAAAGTTGTTGCTAAATTGGCTAAAGTGGCATCAACATGTGTTAGTAATTCAAGGAAGACTAGACCAAAAATTACTCAAATTGTTAGTATATTGGATAGCTTGGATTTTGACTTAATTTTATGA
- the LOC141596123 gene encoding uncharacterized protein LOC141596123 — MASFTKLVCFFFLLTTLQITYARDSQFFSQVTRNRDYNTNPNPEYYNNNNQETQATPFSKQQEQQPTFVPQTTQVGYGLYGHETGLDAPTTTTTTASTTTNAANPSELYNLNDNQYGNQNNNNNNNNYENVEGNSEAEPEFEELSETSYINNNNNDNINSNVVPRKYVGGNTYNNNNNNNNFESNHQEAEPEFEELSETSYTNNNNNNNNDNIKGNVASRRYFGGNNNNNNNNKNGHGEYYGGVGYNGGVERQGMSDTRYLENGKYYYDINAEKMSNPTYNNYNNDLSYNNNFENNLNNNNNNYNNNNSNNNDNVNGVYPGYQSKFPKQDEFEFDDQP; from the coding sequence ATGGCTTCCTTTACAAAGCTTGTATGCTTCTTCTTTCTCCTCACCACCCTTCAAATAACCTATGCTAGGGATAGCCAATTCTTTAGCCAAGTTACGCGTAATCGCGATTATaacactaatcctaaccctgagTACTACAACAACAATAACCAAGAAACTCAAGCAACACCCTTTtcaaaacaacaagaacaacaacctACATTTGTTCCTCAAACTACACAAGTTGGTTATGGCCTATATGGTCATGAGACTGGCTTAGATgctccaaccaccaccacaaccaccgcgTCAACCACCACTAATGCCGCCAACCCATCCGAGTTGTACAACTTGAATGACAACCAATATGGAaaccaaaacaacaacaacaacaacaacaattatgaaAATGTTGAAGGTAATTCAGAAGCTGAGCCAGAGTTCGAGGAATTGAGTGAGACATCctacataaataataataataacgataatattaaTAGTAATGTTGTTCCAAGAAAGTATGTTGGTGGCAAcacttacaacaacaacaacaacaacaacaactttgAAAGTAATCATCAAGAAGCTGAGCCAGAGTTCGAGGAATTGAGTGAGACATCCTAcacaaataataataacaataataataacgataatattaaGGGTAATGTTGCTTCAAGGAGGTACTTTGGtggaaacaacaacaacaacaacaacaacaaaaatggtCATGGTGAGTATTATGGAGGTGTAGGGTATAATGGTGGGGTGGAGAGGCAGGGGATGAGTGACACAAGGTATTTGGAAAATGGCAAGTATTATTATGATATTAATGCCGAAAAAATGTCTAATCCTACTTATAACAATTATAATAACGATTTATCGTACAACAACAATTTCGAAAACAAtctgaacaacaacaacaacaactacaacaataacaacagcaacaacaacgacaatgtcAATGGTGTGTATCCAGGGTACCAGAGCAAGTTTCCTAAACAAGACGAGTTCGAGTTTGACGACCAGCCTTAA